The Rhizoctonia solani chromosome 1, complete sequence sequence TCCTAATCCTGTAGTTAGATATAGTGCCTATGTCCAATCTCGAGTTCACATACTTTTATGAATTCAATTAACGGGATTTGTGATGTCGTCTTTCGCTATCGTTGATGTGAGGAACCTTCGATTCCGGTGCGGATGCAAATTGGGCGACCAAAAGCTATACAGTTCCACTGATGGTGGTCATTTCAAATGACAAATCTTATTGTTCTTGGTATCTGTCTCAACCACGGGGAAAATACTCAAACTCATGCTTTAATTCAATCCGACCTCGACCATTTCCCCGACATCATCGTCCGTATTTTCCCTTTCCTTGCTTGGGACAGGAGGCTGTTCCTCCTTCACCTCTCGCTCCGCCTTTGGCTCTCGAGACTGATCATCATCGTGATCTCCTACTATGATTTGAGGAACAGGTGGTGGTGTGGGAGGTGGGAACTTGAAATCGCTTTTCATAGTACCGCTACGAGACCGGGGCTCCGAACCTACTGGCGCCTGTCGTGCCCTTTCTAATTCCTCGTCACCTAGCTTATCGTCATGGGATTCAACCTTGATAGTTGGTACCTGAGGCATTTCGTCGTCAACCGAATCCCCAGCATCGTTTTGTCGTGCTCGTGTCTCTGGGCTAGGCACGTGATCAGGGCCGCCTGTGGTAGTTGAGGGCGATGTGGTCTTGGGTGATGTAAGCGAATCTCGGCCTTGGGGCGCCTGTGAGCCTGTGCGAGTGAAAGGTGGGGCATTCATTGGTGTGGATGGGGTAGCTCCGAGGTAATAGCCAGATATTGGTACCATTCTGATACTATCATCAAAAATCGATTAACCAAGCGAAAGGTTCAAGGACTTACTTTTTCTCTGCATGACACGCGAGGATCCAATGAGGTTGGACGACCGGTATGCTCATCTGAAGTGCCTTCTGGTATTCTACACTGGGTCCTCCCGTCGCTTGGCCACTGGAAGGCGCCGCGGCAGGTGTTGTGCATACAAAATGTGTGGTGTCAATCTGAATTTTATCACTCCATTTGGCCCGCATTTCTCTGAGAACTAGCTTGGCTTGTTCCAGCATGACTGTATCTTGAACGGTACCAAAGCAGACCGAGATTCCCGAAGTATCGGTAATCGTGTGCGTCCGAAGTCGAATTACATTAGATGGATAGGTTCCAGCAGTGGTGCGCAAGACGAGCTGGAAAGTATATTCTGTGTTGACATCAAGGCCCGACAATTTTGTCGATGTATTGGTGGTTGGAGAAGGTATAGTCGCTAATCTCTGGCCGTTGCGATAGATGTCCAGTGAGCGCAGCTTGGCAGTGGCGAGTTTGATCAAAGGCCATTCCAGAGTAACCGAAGTTTGTGTCACGTTTCGAACCTTACGACGAGCCTGAGAATAGTCCTTCGTATGCATGCAATCGAATCTTCACATACCTCAACTACTGGGGGCTCAGGAGCGACTTGTCCAAATGTCTCCAATATGGAATCCTGTAGCTCCCAGAATTCTTTCTGTTGTCTCTTTTCCTCGGCGACGTTTCGGTTAACCGATATATTGACGATCGAGCCTGACGTTACCCCTGGAGGTAACAATAAAGACGGAAATTCGATGAGATGCGCTCGTTCTCCGATGAGAATCTATTCTTAATTTGAGAAAACCCAGAAGGACATGTTGAGCCGGGAACTCACAGCCATGCCAGCATCTAGCAGAATGTTCAAATCAGTCCTACTCGGTGATGACAGACGCCAACGTGTACTTGCCTAACTTTCCCACTGTAAATGTGAAGCTCTCCTCGTTTGCCGCATTGTTCATCATGGGCGTTCTATCTTAGTCTAGGTGCTATTGGAGAGATAAATAGTCGTGATGGTACCAGTGTCCCAAAAGAGAAGATCAAATGCCCTAGACATAACCAAGTCTCCACGTGACCGCGCATCACTTGATTACCTTCCTCATCCCACCGTTTCCCAATTGAAGTTGACCAAAGCTTCAAGGCACCAAACCATTACCAGACATGCGAACAGCAACAAAAAAGCACCACAAGTATAGCGAAATTGCTAGTTTCTTCGTATACCACCGGACTATCGGCTTGCTTTCCGTAATCTCTTGCGCGCCTATCTATATCAGGCACCGGGACTACCCATACCCGCTCACTGGAGGCACAGAGCACCAAACAACAGATAAAATGCAAAGTTTGGATTCACACTAATATACAAATGAATATTACTGGTATATTAAGTTTGATATCTTGATCGTTCTCAGCTAAGGTGCTTTCGTTCCATACCACATGCCTCGAATAAACAGACTAGGCTAATGCGTTGGAGATAGATCAGCAATCCTATGTCTTTGGGCAATGGATTATATACGTACTCTCAGGAGATCCAACGGTGGTGCAATCAGCTGCAAAGACCTAATGATATCGGCTGCTGCGTTCTTGTCCTATGCTCATTTAAGTAGGATGTCCCGGTTTACCTGAGTTGTCGTAACTCACTTTATTTGCTACCTGAATCACGCGCCTCCAATAGTTCCTTCCAAATTCCCCAATATCGGGAGTCTCGCCTTCGACAAGCTCGGTACCCCTTCTTCCATAGTCCTGATAGGAGAGCGACACTTAGAACCCTTCGATGTGGATACGCGTGGGCAAATACTTACCGAGCCTTTGGTTGAATCCCACATGTGCATTACTCGAGGAATCTGCCGAGCGAACATCTCATTGGAGAAAGTTGCTGGCAAACcccacccgggcatccccgTCGATGAGCTTGGCACCAAAGTAGTGTCCAGTATTACCCCATTAAGTGTGGCGACATCAACTAAGGCTTTGCTGATACCTTGGCCGAAAGTGGGATTTACACCTGGGGGACCCCAAAGTTCAAATTGTTAACTTCTATTGTCTCAAGTCGCGGCATAATCCGAGGCACACTCACGGAGGAAACTGTCGCCGATTGTTACAAAGTTGGAGGGCTTTGGTGCGCTTGTGTAATCAATCTTGTAGCAAGAACCTGGGTTGGGTGTAAAAACGCTCGACCGTCTAACACCTCGGATAATATGATAGGGGCTTACCCATCTTGCAATATTTGAATTCTGGGATGATCCCATCCTCACCCAATGCGACCTCGATAGCCCGGAGGGTATCCATAACAGCAATCCGACTCGCGTCTCCTTCAGCCGACTTGCCGTCAGATGCATTCTGCCAGATCGAATCTACTTGTTGGATGTAATCGCCGAACGATCGTGGCCTCGCTTCGAGCGACAAGTTCCAACCACCTACTCCGCACATCACTGTGATTATCATGTAAGTCTTATCAATCGAACTTTAACCGAACCAACTAGACTCACAATGATCCTCATCAGAGCGAACCATGCATACAATTCGATCGTCTTGTTCAGGGTGGGGTACAATGCTCTTGACATACCCAAGCTTGGAAAAGGTTGAATACTCGTCAAGATGTCGAGTAAATATAGGCAGTATATCCTTGAGTCTACCCGGAACTGGTATTAATGCGGTTGCGTAGCTGATTTTAGGATCTGGACAAAATTGGGATTAGTGCCGAGCCCTTATTCATCAATGTGCCTCCTCTCACCATATGAAGTCTTTGGATATGGGCCCCACCCAGCATTCTGGGTCTTCTCGAGTAACCTTAACCCTATCGTTGCTGGGCCAGTACAGTCGGCAAACATTGCTGCATCGAACTCGAGAGTTTCGGAGCTACAGCCTTTTGCTTGCACCGTGACACACTCGATGCGCTGCCTTGTAACATCCGGTGTTATTCTAGTCACAGACCCTTGCACAATCTCAATAGTTGGAATACTTCGAACGTACTCCCGAAGCAATTTCTCCAGGGAGAGCCTCGAAATAAATAACGTATCCGGAAGACTACCGGGCTTGAAGCTAATATTGGTTGGTCCAAGTTGTAGTTGACCATTGGATTCAAGAACGCGCCCTCCGTGTTTGTATAGCCGACTATCGAAACCAGGAATTATGCCTCGGAGAACCTGTAGTGCCACAGCTTGTAGACCTAGTACCAAAAGCTGCTGTCTACACGAAAATTTCGCAATAATAAGAATCAGGCTcaccatgaatttgctcaGCTTGTGCGACCCGAGTACGCTTGTGCTCATTCATTGAGTCGGGTTCGATGACGATCACTCGTTCGAAGAATTTGCTGCATACAACAGCAGTTGCTAAACCCGCCATACTGTGCATCCTTTAGCCAGCCACCCAATGAATCTTAGATAAACGTAGCCCTTACCTTCCTCCAGCCACTACTGCATTGCCATG is a genomic window containing:
- a CDS encoding Chitin biosynthesis protein CHS5 translates to MILTLWYIFCWVTIIASIFLLVLEAVWSTLRRLAVNSTTATHEIARLGKHHPLGRVHGNAVVAGGSMAGLATAVVCSKFFERVIVIEPDSMNEHKRTRVAQAEQIHGLQAVALQVLRGIIPGFDSRLYKHGGRVLESNGQLQLGPTNISFKPGSLPDTLFISRLSLEKLLREYVRSIPTIEIVQGSVTRITPDVTRQRIECVTVQAKGCSSETLEFDAAMFADCTGPATIGLRLLEKTQNAGWGPYPKTSYDPKISYATALIPVPGRLKDILPIFTRHLDEYSTFSKLGYVKSIVPHPEQDDRIVCMVRSDEDHLMCGVGGWNLSLEARPRSFGDYIQQVDSIWQNASDGKSAEGDASRIAVMDTLRAIEVALGEDGIIPEFKYCKMGSCYKIDYTSAPKPSNFVTIGDSFLRVNPTFGQGISKALVDVATLNGVILDTTLVPSSSTGMPGWGLPATFSNEMFARQIPRVMHMWDSTKGSDYGRRGTELVEGETPDIGEFGRNYWRRVIQVANKDKNAAADIIRSLQLIAPPLDLLRPNAGMAILIGERAHLIEFPSLLLPPGVTSGSIVNISVNRNVAEEKRQQKEFWELQDSILETFGQVAPEPPVVEARRKVRNVTQTSVTLEWPLIKLATAKLRSLDIYRNGQRLATIPSPTTNTSTKLSGLDVNTEYTFQLVLRTTAGTYPSNVIRLRTHTITDTSGISVCFGTVQDTVMLEQAKLVLREMRAKWSDKIQIDTTHFVCTTPAAAPSSGQATGGPSVEYQKALQMSIPVVQPHWILACHAEKKMVPISGYYLGATPSTPMNAPPFTRTGSQAPQGRDSLTSPKTTSPSTTTGGPDHVPSPETRARQNDAGDSVDDEMPQVPTIKVESHDDKLGDEELERARQAPVGSEPRSRSGTMKSDFKFPPPTPPPVPQIIVGDHDDDQSREPKAEREVKEEQPPVPSKERENTDDDVGEMVEVGLN